In the genome of Oscillospiraceae bacterium, the window CCCTTTCATGACATTCATTGCGGCGCTATTTATACTTGCTTCATGCTTTGTTAAAAACGCCAGCAATCCAACCAAAACATGATGCGCGCCCTGAAGCCTGGCAAAGTGATATGGCCTTGTCATAATTGAATTTTCGCGAATGCGGTATCGTATCAATTTTTCATTTATAAAAGACACACGTTGGCATAGCAATAGAGCTTGCGGAGAAAATAACACGCTTTCATGCAATATACCAACCTTAAATGTTAGGCCATGGTCAAGCAGATATTTTCGTTCAATCAGTAGCCGCCATGCATCTAAGCGCAGTATAGTTTCCTCAGGTATCATACACAGGAAATCATCACCCTTGTAAACATCAGGGAGATCTAAATTCGCGCAAACACCTTGCTGGAACCCCGAAAATTTGCTTTGCAGCTCTTTGTTTTCGTAGATAACCGATGCATTAAACATTACAATTTGCGAATTTGTACTTGATGCTCTGTCATACAGACACTCCATCGCGTTTAGCTCCAGGATATCGTCGCTGTCAAAAAAGTAAACATACTCGCCGGTTGCATGGAAAAATCCCGCATTTCTTGCGGCTGATAAGCCTTGGTTTGCCTGGTTGATAATTGTAATGCGTTCGTCTTTTTGCGCATATTGCTCTAAAATTGCCGGCGTGTTGTCCGTTGAGCCGTCGTTTACACAAATGATTTCTATATCCGTCAGCGTTTGATTGATAACGCTTTCGATAGCTTCAATCACATACTTTTCGACATTGTAACACGGCATTACGATGCTAACTTTTAAGGATTGTTTCATAAGAGCACTTCCTTCGCACCTAATATAAATTTCACTATTCATTGACACGCCATCGGCGGTGTTGATTTTACTTATTAGGCGTTATTATCGACAATGATACACTTCTGCAATTCCATCAACTTTATTACATTTTTCAAATTTTCACCCTCGGGGCTGTAAAAATGAAAAACATCATTACACACATTATCATATTCTTTCCCGAAAACGCTTCGGCGAGTTGGTTCACCCCCTTGACTTCTGCAACCGCCGCAATCAAAACAATTTTTTATATTGTTTTGAGCAAACTCTTTTAAGTTATTATCGATCGAATAACTTTCATGCTCGTATACATCACGATTATTCCGCCAGCACAAGATAAACCATATACCCATCGAATTGTCATTGCATTCTTGGTACATAACCAAACATGAATACTCATCCGCTAACTTAAAAACTGCACTTGGATGATTTTCATTCAGTTCGCACGTTCTGCCGCTTTCATGCAAATAATCGACAAAATTTAGTGCGTCATTTAACCTTTCACCGCTAAGAGTTTCATTGAGTTTCATTTTGATTTGTGAGTAGGCGTTTATTTGGTCAACCATTTTTAATTCTCCCTTATGTTTAATTATAGAATTTATTTTCAATTGCTTTTGCAATATAATCTCTTCGTGCCAATATTAACTTCTTTATCATTTCCAGCGGAACTAAACCAACAGGTTTAGTCGCAATGTATTGAGGTCTATGCAGCGTAAGCTCCTGCATATTATCACCGCCAAACTTATAAAGTGTCATAGCCACACATATCTTTTCATACTGTTTGCCTGCCACTTCGGCACTCCTCCCCGGAGAGCAGTTTGCGTGGTTTGTATTGCAATGTATGCATTTTTGGCTTAATCTTTCCGTGAGCATATCAAAGATTTCATTAGGTTGCCCCTCTAAGTATACATCAAAATCATTCTTCAACCATCCAACAGTAATAACTTGAATGTCAATATAGTTTGCTATATCATCGTTGAAATCTATGTGACCGACATCTTTACCCTTATGTTTCATATAAAATCTGATAATGTGTGGTTGGGCGCGCAATATGCCCCGCCATGGCGTGGTGATTTTTTCCTGTTTCAAGAAGTTAAGGAATGCTTCAAAGTCGTTTGCAAAATTACTATTTAATTTATCTCTTGCGATTTCGTTGATTTTTGGTTTGTCTAACATATCTCATTCTCCTTTTCAAAGGATAAGTTCCATTTCTTTTGGGGCACACGGCACGAAATTCCCCACATAATACCTGCCGTCATCCCAAGGTTGCGGGTTTGAGAGATAGCCAACAGGGAAAACTTGTGCCGTCCATTTCCATGATTGTTCGTTATAATCCGCCAACGCCAAGGCATCAAAGGTTGGTTTGCCGGATTTTGCGTAAAACACATTATGAACTTGATCGAGGCGTTTTACACCTTCAATGTCACCGCTTGCCCAACCTTGGGCTATTGTCGTAGCTTCGATGTCGTGGTATTCCATGCCCATAGGGACGGGCGTATCAGGCTTCATAAACTTGCCGATTGTGTAGCACATCAGCTGATTTTTATCGTCATACCTATCCCAGGTGAAAAGAGAGTGGTAATACTTTTGGTCTGAGATATACTCTGTCATGTTGTCGAGCGTTTCAAAAACCC includes:
- a CDS encoding glycosyltransferase; its protein translation is MKQSLKVSIVMPCYNVEKYVIEAIESVINQTLTDIEIICVNDGSTDNTPAILEQYAQKDERITIINQANQGLSAARNAGFFHATGEYVYFFDSDDILELNAMECLYDRASSTNSQIVMFNASVIYENKELQSKFSGFQQGVCANLDLPDVYKGDDFLCMIPEETILRLDAWRLLIERKYLLDHGLTFKVGILHESVLFSPQALLLCQRVSFINEKLIRYRIRENSIMTRPYHFARLQGAHHVLVGLLAFLTKHEASINSAAMNVMKGRLLWLQQYLGGQKLPVDEMVMPRYEEPLLDLWSELLWRSYVWKMEADESAK